In the genome of Candidatus Alcyoniella australis, the window TGAGACCGGCAGCCGGTTGATTTCCAGCCTGTCCCGAGACCAGGCCTCGGGTGTGCTGAACCGGCTGGGCCAGGATCGTGCCCCGCGCCGCCGACGCCGGAAGCGCGGCGATCCTGGCGCGCTGATCACCAGGGAGCAGGCCCAAACCATTGAGCACAATTACGAGGACCTCTGCTGGCAACAACAGGCGCGTGCCTCGTTCAACAAGCGCATGTGCGGCAAGCCCTGGCCCCAGACCGTGGCCGAGGCACAGAAGATCATCGAGGCGCAGCGGGCCATGCTTGCACGCAAGCAGCCCAAATCAAGGCTGATCGAGCAGCTCGACCAGCACCGGGCCAAGCTCACGGGTTGGGAACAAGACTTCGTTAATGCCATGCGCGGCAAGCGGCGCCTGTCCTCGGGTCAGGCTGCAAAGCTGCGCGAGATCCACGCCGCGCGAGTAGGAGGCGATCATGCCAGGCCATAATCGCATGCCCGTTAAAAACTACTATCGCCCCAGCGAGGTCTACAGGCACTTTGGCATTCCAAAAAGTACGTTCTACGACATGCTGCAGACTGAGACGGTTCTGGGCCGGGCTCCTGGAGGGAAAAGGGGCTCAAGAATTTTAATCCCCCGCGCCGAGGTCGAGAAGCTCGAAATGATGTTCCAGGAAGATCAGTGAACATTTCCCCGCTGACCGCCTTCAAGATCTACCGCAGGGCGGACGACATCTTAGTCTTTGCAATGACGCCGGCCACGGCTCAGCGGAAGCTGCGCGAGCTGCTGGCCAAGACCTACCGCCAGGCTGAGCGAGAGGCCCTGACCGATGCGCTGCGCGCAATCGAGTCCCTTCCCGGCAAGCCGGACAGCGCAGAGATCGAGAGGGCGCTCGGCCGTCTGGAGGCGCGGCTCGGTCAGCCCCTGGCAGCGGCGCTCGAGCAGCCCGTTCTCGATCTGGCCACTCCGTTTTACAAAACCGGTCTTCTGGAGGCCGGCCAGGCGGCAGGCGTGGATATCGCCTTCGGCCTGACCGATTTGGACGCACTTTCGGTTATTGGAAAGCAGAATCTGTTCTGGGTCGGGGATCACTGGGACAACGATCTCAAGCAGGGATTTGATACGGCCCTACGGGCCAACTATGAAAAGGGCTACTCGCGGCGCGAACTGATCAACGCCCTGGAAGACAACGTATTTGGCATAGCCACCTCGCCCGAGCAGATGGAGCACCTCGACTTGATGGCCGACCACATCTCGGCCAAGACGCGCGAACTCGGCCGGATAGAGGGATACGTCCGCTCCGGGGTCGAGGAAATCCGCGTGCGCTCCGAGCGGTCA includes:
- a CDS encoding helix-turn-helix domain-containing protein; the protein is MPGHNRMPVKNYYRPSEVYRHFGIPKSTFYDMLQTETVLGRAPGGKRGSRILIPRAEVEKLEMMFQEDQ